CCTGCCGCAACAAGCAGCAGGGTGAGAAGCCGGGCGGGCGATAAGGCGGCTGAAAAGGTCATGGACCTTTATATGGCCCCGACCATGCCGTTGGCGAGGACGCAGACCACATCAGGCATTCAAATCCGCGCGAGTGACGCCATCGAAATCCAAGATCAGGTCTGCGCCATAGGCGTTGGAGGGCGTCTGGAACCCGGCCTCAAAATCACCGTTTGCCGCCCGCAGCGCAATCGCCAGCCCGGAATGCGCGGTCAGCGTATAGCCTTCCGGCGTATCCAGCCGCGTGCGCACAACGTTGCCCGCGCCATCGGTGGCTTCCCCAATCAGGATGGCGTGGGAGGATGCGCGCTGCTCGTCTGTCGGCCCTTCCGGCAGCCGTTCAACCTGCTTTTTCAGGAATCGCTGAACCGGCCCCGTGCCCATGATCCAGCGTGCCGCCGAGCCAAGCCCGGCCATCCGCTCCATATCCTTGCTGGCCTCAAAATAGACCGTGATGTCGGGAATGCCGGTTGAGTGATAGGCGGTGGATACATCGCCCCAGCCAACGCCGATGGCTTTGCTCTCACCAGAACCAAAATCCATCGTCCGCCGCGGCGGCTTGGACAGCGCCACAATGGCGCCGCCGCGCCGCACACGGGTGCCGGTGGAAATGCTTTCCACCATGGTCTTGGCTGTGCCGTGCGACAGATTGCTCATCCCCGCAATGCCCATCTCAAGGCGTTGTGCTTCGGGCATCCGCCGCTTCATGTGCGCTGCCAGACAGTCGCTGGGCACAACATCAAAGCCTACGCCCGGCAGCACCATGATGCCCGCCTTGCGCGCCTCGGCGTCGCGGGCGGCACAGGCTTCAAACACATCAATTTCGCCGGTGATGTCCAGATAGTGGGTTTTGGTGCGCAGGCAGGCATCCAGCATCGGTTTGGACGTTGCCGAAAACGGCCCGGCGATGTGCAGCACGGCGTCCACATCCGCCAGCGCCTTGTCCAGTGCCTTGGGCCGGTCAAGCGACAGCGCCGCCCATTCCAGACCCAGCGGCTCGGCCACCGCCTGCAGCTTCGCGGCACTGCGCCCGGCGAGAATAGGCTTGAGACCTTTTTGCGCCGCCATGCGCGCGGTGAGCTTGCCGGTATATCCGGTTGCGCCATAGATCATGAATGTGCCGGACATATGCTTTGAGCCTTTTTCAGAATTATCAGACGGGTGATCGTGATGGCAGGAGCCTGCCAGAACAAGACCTATAGCAGTCCCAAGCCTACCAGGCGGGAGCGCAGGTGCGCAGCCGACAGAAACTGATGCCCCACCATGCCAGCGCGGGTGGCGGCATCAGCGTTCACCGCCAGATCATCAATGAACACAGCCTCGCCCGGGGCCAGCCCGAACTGTTGCATGGCGAGCGCATAAATAGCGTCATCCGGCTTGCGCAGTTGCACCTGACCCGACACCACAATGTCTTTGAAATGCGCCAGAAACCCGTAGTCGTCCGGATTTGGATGCGTTGGAGGCCATGTCTGCGCCGGCCAGTTGGTCAGCGCATACAAGGTTACACCGCGTGCGGCCAGATCGTTCAGCACAGCAACCGTCTCAGGAATGGGCCCGATCAGCGCCTGCTGCCAGTGCTGTGCCATGGCATCAAACGCGGCGGCATATTCCGGGTAGGCCTGCTTGTGAGGCGCAATTGTTTCAGCAAACGGCGCATTCGTGTCGTGGCACTCATGATGCACACGCCAGAACACCTGCGTCATGAACTCCTCCATGACGCCACGGGTGGCAAAATACTGCTGAAAAATCCGCCGGGGATCCCAGTCGATCAGAACGCCACCGAGATCAAAAACAACTTTTGTGGGAGCGCGCTGGCCGGACATGGGAATGTTCACCCGAGGGCGCCCGCGCGTCAGCCCTGGCGCGCCTTGAAGCGCGGGTTGACCTTGTTGATGACATAAAGGCGGCCCTTGCGGCGCACGATACGGCAGTTTTTGTCGCGCTTTGCCAGCGACTTGAGCGAATTACGGACTTTCATCGGTGCGGATCGCTTGTAACTAGGCGCCGACAAAATGCGGCAAACCGGGGAAAAACAAGAAAAAGCCGGGGACAGCCCCGGCCAATTGGTGGCGGAAAATAGCAGCACTTGCGCCCAAGTCAACCGCGAGCACCGCTTATGTGCCCCACCAATACAGTACCTAGTCAGCCGCCCGCCCTATCGGCTAAAGCTGCATACGAAAATGACGCCCAGTCACCAAATGAGTCTCCCGCCCCCATGACCTATGAAGAACGCCCCCGGCACGCCCACAAGGGCAAACAGGACGGCCCACCCGAAAACGCGCCGCTGGAAGAACCACTGGTGGAAATCAAAGACCCGCCGCTGTGGTTCACCCGCGCGCTGGCCGCCCCCCATGAGAGCCGTCACGTAATGGTGGGTGGCATCGCCATTCACTATCTGCTGTGGGGTGCCCCCAAGCCGGATGAAGCCCCCAAGCCCGGCATTGTGTTTGTGCATGGCAACGGCGCGCACGCCCAGTGGTTTGCGCACATCGCGCCCTACCTGACCGACAGGTTTCAGGTCGCCTCGATGGATTTGGGCGGCATGGGCGAAAGCGCCTGGCGGCCAGACCGCTACACCCGCGACAGCTATGCCGAAGAAATCATCTCGGTGGTGCGCGATGCCAACATGGCACCGGGGTACATTGTCGGTCATTCATTCGGCGGCTTTGTATCGCTGATTGCCGCTTCCACCTATGGCGACGAACTGGGCGGGTTCATTCAGGTGGATTTCGGCGTCCGCCCGCCCGGCGAACACGAAGAATGGTTCAAGGACAATCCGCCGCCACGCCCGACGCGCATCTACCCGGACTATGAAACAGCCTTGGGACGGTTTCGCCTCGCCCCGGACCAGCCGCTGGCCAACCGCTTTATTTTTGATTTCATTGCCAAAGAAAGCCTGCGCGAAGCCACGCCGGAGCCGGATCATCTGGGACGCACCGCTGACGGCACCGGCTGGACATGGAAGTTCGACCCGAAAATCTTTTACGGGCTTGTGCTGGGCGATGACCTGAATGAGCGCTTTGCCGACATGACCTGCCGCAAGGCGGCCGTGATGGGCGGCTTGTCGTGGAACGGTCAGGCGGAAGTCATGGACTACCACAAAAAAATCGGCGGCCCGACAACCCCCGTATTCGCCATTCCCGAAGCCCGCCACCATGTGATGCTCGACCAGCCCCACGCCTTCACCATGGCCATTCAGGGCCTGGTTACGGCCTGGGAAGCGGAGCGGCTCGGCTAACCTTTAGGCTTTCGGTTAGCCCTTCGGCACAATGTCGCCGTCATGGTCGTCCTCGTCCTCGTAGCCCGCCTTCACTGTTGAGACGAGCGGGTGGAGCATGATGAAGATGCCCATGACCACCATCAGACAGGCAGCAAGAATGAACGGTGCCTGCGGCATGATCTGATACAGCGGCAACGCGATGAACGGGTTCAGCACATGGCCGATAGCGGCGGTTGAGCCAATGAAGCCCGCGATAGATCCCTGCTCGTCCGGCTCTACGGTAAGCGATGCGGCTGCCGACAGGCCGGGACGCAACAGCCCGAAGCCCAGCCCCGACGCCACCAGTGCCATCACAAGCGTTGCGTAATTGCCGCCGGCAATCATCAGCCCGAACGCAATAATCATGATGACCGTGCCGCCCCGCAGCATGGTTTGTACCGAGAGGTTCATACGCTGGATCAGCACGAGTTGTGCAAACAGCGTGGACATGGCCATCGCCATCATGCCGATGCCTACAAGCTGGGCTGCATCCGCCACGCTGAGCTTGAGCGTGTCCTGAAAATAAAACGCTGACACCTGCACCACGATGGATTGCCCCATCGCCATCAACACGCCCACCGTCAAGAACGGCCACACACGCTTGTCCAGCATTTTGAGCCGGTGTTTCTTGTCCTGTCGCTCGCGGGGGCGGGTGCGCTCCGGCAGCAAAATCCAGATCGCCAGCGCGCTTAAAAACGCCAGCGTGCCGACCACAAAAAACGGTGCCAGCAGCCCGAACACAATCAGCGCCGCCGCAACGCCGGGGCCGATTACCGTGCCCATGCCAAACGCTGCACCAATGGTGGCAACGCCGGAGGCGCGTTCGGCGCGTGTCGTGCGGTCGGCCACATAGGCCTGACTGGCGGGCATGGTGCCGGAGCCGAAAGCGCCGAAGATCGCCCGCACGCCCACCAGCAGCGGAAACAGCAGCGACAGCCCGATCATCCCCTCCATGCCCATCCAGATAAACACAGCAAAGCCGATGGTAGAGGTGCCAAAGCCACACAGCCCGATGAGCATGATGGACTTGCGCCCCCACACATCACTGGTGCGTCCCCAAAAAGGGCTGGTGACCACCCACAACAGCGCAGACAAAGAGAAGATCGCGCCCACCTGCACTTCGGTCAGGCCCAGATCACGCGCCACCGGCGGCAGCACGGCAAAAAACAACGACTGCCCCATACCCAGACACAGCAGGCAGAAAAACAGAATGCCGAACGCGCGTTTGCGTTCTTCCGGCGTTGTCTGCGCAATGGCAGCGTCGTTCCTGACCTTGCGGGGAGGCGGGACAGGCGTCAGGGACGGGCCAAGCTGGCCAGTCGGGCGGTCGTCATCGGGAGACATTATACGTCACCAAGCCTTGCCGAACGGGGATGCCTACATAGCTCACCGGGTAACGACCGGTCCATGAAACAATAAATGGACCGGATACCTGATGGTGAAAAAGGATACTCCACCCATGCCCAAACCCGTGCTGATATTTGGTGCCACCGGCGGCGTCGGGTCGTCTCTGGCGGGAATGCTCGCTGCCCGCGACCAGCCGTTGTTCCTCTCAGGCCGCGATAGCGACGCCCTTGCCACACTCGCCAACACACACGGCGCGCAAAGCCTGGCAGGCGATGTCACCAATACGGATGACATTGCACGTATCGTTGATGCCGCCGCCACGGATGAGGGTCTGGCCGGCCTCGCCTTTTGTGTCGGCTCCATTGATCTGAAGCCGCTGCGCCGTGTCACCGTC
The window above is part of the Pyruvatibacter sp. genome. Proteins encoded here:
- a CDS encoding saccharopine dehydrogenase NADP-binding domain-containing protein, with the protein product MSGTFMIYGATGYTGKLTARMAAQKGLKPILAGRSAAKLQAVAEPLGLEWAALSLDRPKALDKALADVDAVLHIAGPFSATSKPMLDACLRTKTHYLDITGEIDVFEACAARDAEARKAGIMVLPGVGFDVVPSDCLAAHMKRRMPEAQRLEMGIAGMSNLSHGTAKTMVESISTGTRVRRGGAIVALSKPPRRTMDFGSGESKAIGVGWGDVSTAYHSTGIPDITVYFEASKDMERMAGLGSAARWIMGTGPVQRFLKKQVERLPEGPTDEQRASSHAILIGEATDGAGNVVRTRLDTPEGYTLTAHSGLAIALRAANGDFEAGFQTPSNAYGADLILDFDGVTRADLNA
- a CDS encoding HAD family phosphatase, with amino-acid sequence MSGQRAPTKVVFDLGGVLIDWDPRRIFQQYFATRGVMEEFMTQVFWRVHHECHDTNAPFAETIAPHKQAYPEYAAAFDAMAQHWQQALIGPIPETVAVLNDLAARGVTLYALTNWPAQTWPPTHPNPDDYGFLAHFKDIVVSGQVQLRKPDDAIYALAMQQFGLAPGEAVFIDDLAVNADAATRAGMVGHQFLSAAHLRSRLVGLGLL
- the ykgO gene encoding type B 50S ribosomal protein L36 translates to MKVRNSLKSLAKRDKNCRIVRRKGRLYVINKVNPRFKARQG
- a CDS encoding alpha/beta hydrolase, which encodes MTYEERPRHAHKGKQDGPPENAPLEEPLVEIKDPPLWFTRALAAPHESRHVMVGGIAIHYLLWGAPKPDEAPKPGIVFVHGNGAHAQWFAHIAPYLTDRFQVASMDLGGMGESAWRPDRYTRDSYAEEIISVVRDANMAPGYIVGHSFGGFVSLIAASTYGDELGGFIQVDFGVRPPGEHEEWFKDNPPPRPTRIYPDYETALGRFRLAPDQPLANRFIFDFIAKESLREATPEPDHLGRTADGTGWTWKFDPKIFYGLVLGDDLNERFADMTCRKAAVMGGLSWNGQAEVMDYHKKIGGPTTPVFAIPEARHHVMLDQPHAFTMAIQGLVTAWEAERLG
- a CDS encoding MFS transporter, which codes for MSPDDDRPTGQLGPSLTPVPPPRKVRNDAAIAQTTPEERKRAFGILFFCLLCLGMGQSLFFAVLPPVARDLGLTEVQVGAIFSLSALLWVVTSPFWGRTSDVWGRKSIMLIGLCGFGTSTIGFAVFIWMGMEGMIGLSLLFPLLVGVRAIFGAFGSGTMPASQAYVADRTTRAERASGVATIGAAFGMGTVIGPGVAAALIVFGLLAPFFVVGTLAFLSALAIWILLPERTRPRERQDKKHRLKMLDKRVWPFLTVGVLMAMGQSIVVQVSAFYFQDTLKLSVADAAQLVGIGMMAMAMSTLFAQLVLIQRMNLSVQTMLRGGTVIMIIAFGLMIAGGNYATLVMALVASGLGFGLLRPGLSAAASLTVEPDEQGSIAGFIGSTAAIGHVLNPFIALPLYQIMPQAPFILAACLMVVMGIFIMLHPLVSTVKAGYEDEDDHDGDIVPKG